Genomic DNA from Salinibacter pepae:
TGCCGGAGCGAGTCCGCGAAGGCGGCCGGGCGCGTCACCCATCCGGTGACGGCGAGGCTGTCGTGGTAGACCGTCATGCGGTCGGGGGGGGCCACGTGTCGGCGAGACAACCACTCGGCGTTGGGGGTGGCGAGGGGGCGCTCGTTGTTGAAGCTGACGGTATTGGCGTAGAGGGCCGAGGGCGTGGTGGGGTCCGTTGAGGCGTATACGGCGGTCGCGTCGGTCACGTCGAACGAGTGTATGGCCCGTGCGGCCGACGTCAGTTGTTCAGCCTCGGCGGGCCGAACCAGGGTCGAGTCGAGCGTGAACGTATTTCGCGATGTGGCCCGGTCGGTAGGCAGGGTCGGACTTGGGGCCTGGGGAGCCCCCTCGGTCGTGTCCTGGGCGAAGGGGGTGAAGCGGAAGAGGGGGCGTCCGCCCTCCGAGGGGGCCGTCGTGTACAGGTACCAGCCATCGGGGGCCCACGTGACCGACGTCACGTCGCGGTCGAGGGCGCTCGTGAGAATGCGGGGCTGGGAGCGGCCATCCAGTGCAAAAAGCCCGATCTCGGCGGGGGCGTCGCTCGATGGGGCGAGCGATTCGAGCCGGAAGGCCACCGTACTGCCGTCGGTCGTGATGGAGGGAGACGTCAGGGCATGGTTCTCAATGCGGAGCAGGCGACGGAGCCGAGGGGTGTTCAGATCGGCCACGTACAGGGTGCGCCGACGGACGCGATCGGGCGATTCGGTCGTGGCGGGCGTCCCGCTTACGACGACCTGCTCGCCCCCGGGCAGCCAGTCGGCCTGGCCGTAGGAGCGGTAGCCGCCCGTCAAGAGGCGAGGCGTGGGGCGCGGCGGGCGCCCGGAGCGGATGCCCGCGGGAAGGTCCACCACGTAATGATGGCGGTAGGCCGGCGTGGGCCGGAGCTGCCGCTCGCCCTGCAGCTCGAGTCGGGAGGAGACGAGGGCCGTCTCGGAACGGCGGTTCTGGTGCATCCATCGCCGGACCTGTGCGAGGGTGCCGTCCGGGGCGGCGGCGGTGTCGGGCTGCACGGCAACCGTCGTCGTATCGGGACGGAGCCGAAACCGGTCAAAGACTGCCCGTAGGCTATCGGAGGAGAGCGTCGCGAGGCGACGCACGGGCGGGGCGGAGAGGGTGTCCGGGAGGGACGACTGCTGCGGAACCTGGAGGGTGTCGGTCGTGTCCGGGGGCGTCTGAGGCCGGCCGTCCGCGTCCACCGTGAGGGTATCGACGGGACGAAGCGTCCGGTCGTGTCGGAGGACGAGAAGGGTGTCGGGCGGAGGGGTGCGAATGGTATCCGACGCCGTGCGGCCGGGCCGTTCAGTAGGGGGACGGCGGGCTGTCTGGCGCCGAACGGCCGGCTCGGGGACGCGGCTCGCGAAGAGCAGTCGCTCTCCATCCGGGCCCCACTGGGGGGCCTGGGCCCCGTGCGGCGTATCGGTCAGCCGATACGGAACGCCTCCGTTGAGAGGAATCACGAACACCTGCGGCGTGCCGTCTACGGGGCGGACGAAGGCAAGGTGTGTGCCGTCGGGGTGCCAGGCGGGCTCGCGGATGTCGTGTTCGTCTTGGAACAGCAGGCGCGGATCGTCCCGGCCGCTCGTCCGGGCCACGTACAGCCGGGCACGAGGCGCAGGGGCCGGGCCGGGTGAGAGGCGACGCACCGTGTAGGCCACGGACCGCCCGCGGGGGGACAGGGCGACCTCCGTCACCTCCCGCATCCGGTACAGGTCCCGGGCCTGGACGGGCCGCTCCCCGTCCGAGGCGACTTGTGCAGATGCCGTCGTGGGAAGAAGGAGGCCCGTGAGGAGACCCACCAGAAGGACAGGGACGGTCGTGCGGCGGACGCTAGGGGGATGCGGTGACGCCGAGCCGGAACAGATTTGCATCAACGCCAGGATTGATTTGTCCACGAAAGCCATTCGACAGGTGGTGGTAGCGGTAGCCAGCAGTGAGAGTCAGGGTGGGGGTGAGGACCACACGGACGCCCGCCCCCAGATCGAACATAAAGTTCAGCGACCGCCCCAGCGCATTGGGCACGGAGCGGTCGAAAAACGCGAGGCCGGTGCTTCCCGCGACGAACGGTTGGACGCGTTTGTGGGGCCGGTAGGTGAGGCGTAGGCCCACCGGGCGGACCCCAACGCCGACCGCGGTTCGATCCTGGGGACGAGAGGACGACATCCGCGCCGGACTCGATTCGTCGGATGGGAGGGCGGGAAGGGCGCCAGACGGGATCGACAGGAAGAGAACGGGAAGCAGGTCTGCCGTGTACGTGAGGGTCGGGCCGTCGAAACTCGGAGAGGGGGAGGCCGGCGCGAGGAGGCGGTGGTAGCGCAGCCCCACCAGTCCCACTCGGGCGCGCCGGATGTTTCCGATGAGGCGTCCGGTCGCGAACGAACCGGCGGCCCATACGCCGACGGCATTCGTAGAGGGGGCGAGGCTGTCCGCAGGCTGGCCCGCGCAGGGAACAACGACACCGAGGCTGACAAGTACAGTGACGACGATGAGGCGAGCGTGCAAAATCGGGAGCAAGTTCGTCCGTAGCAGCGCGTGAGGGCGGGGGCGCATCCATGTCAGCAACACACGGCGCCGGGGGCCGGGGCCGTGCGAGCAGTTCATTCTCTCACTCAACCCCATCCTACATGGAGCTTTTCCACAACCAGTACGGCGACTCCGGGCCTCCGTTCATCCTTCTCCACGGGCTTCTGGGCGCGCACGGCAACTGGCACACCCTCAGCCGGACGGCGTTCCGAGACGTGGCCCGCGTGCACGCCGTGGATCAACGCAACCACGGACGGTCGCCCCACGCCGACGCAATGGACTACCCAACCCTCGCGACGGACCTGCGGCGGTTCATCGATCGGCACGACCTCGCCCCGGCCGCCGTGCTGGGCCACTCGATGGGCGGGAAGACCGCCATGCAGGCTGCGCTCTCGCGTCCGGATCGGGTTGACCGGCTGATCGTCGTGGACATGGCCCCGAAGGCGTATCCGCCCCACCACACCAAACTGCTGGATGCACTCGCCCGCATCAACCCGACGGCGTACGACGGCCGCGACGAGATTGACGACGTGCTGGCCGAGGACGTGCCGTCCTGGCCCGTCCGCCAGTTTCTGCTCAAAAATCTCGACTACGACGGCGAGACCTACACCTGGCGCATGAACTTGGACGCCATTCGTGCGCACTACGACGACATTACGGCGGCCCTGCCCCGCACGCCGACCTACGAGGGCCCCGCCCTCTTCGTGCGGGGCGGGGCCTCGGACTACGTGGCCGACGCGGACCGCGAGGGCATCCGGGCGCGCTTCCCCAACGCCGAGCTCGTGACCATCGACGGGGCGGGCCACTGGGTCCACGCCGACGCCCCCGACGCACTGGCCGAGGTGGTGACCGACTTCCTCACCGAGGCGGCACCGTGAGCGGGGGTCGACACGGGACGCGCCAGTTCGTAGGTTGCGGGCGCACCACTCTCGTACAATTCCCCACGTGTACTCATGGACCTAGGACTTTCGAATCGGACTGCTTTCGTGGCCGGGGCGAGCAAGGGGCTGGGCCGGGCGACCGCCCACGAGCTCGCCCGGGAAGGGTGCAGTGTCGCCCTCTGTTCGCGAGACGGAGACCGCATCCGGGCGGCGGCGGAGGCCGTCCGCGACGATACGGGCGCCGAGGTGTTGCCCCTCGTCTGTGACGTCACCGATGCGGAGCAGGTCGAAAGCGCCATCGCCCAGACGGCCAATACGTTCGGCGGCCTCCACGTGCTCGTCACCAATGCCGGCGGCCCGCCCTCCGGAGCGGCCACCGAGCTGGACCCGTCCGACTACCGCGACGCGGTGGAGCTCAATCTGATGAGCACCATCTCGCTCTGTGACGCCGCGCTTCCACACCTCCGCACGGCGGCGGCGGAGGACGACCATGCCCGCGTCATCATGGTAACGAGTGTGTCGTCGAAGCAGCCCATCCCCACCCTTGCGCTGTCCAACACGGCCCGCGCGGGTGTGCAGGGCTACGCCAAGAGCCTGGCCGACGACCTGGGGCCCACCGGGATCACGGTCAACACCGTGCTGCCCGGCTACACCCGCACCCAGCGGCTCGAAGACCTGGCCGACGAGATACAGGAGCGAACCGGCCAGTCGCGGACGGAGGTCGAGGCGGGCTGGGCGGATGACAACGCGCTTCCACGCATTGGCGAGCCGGACGAGTTTGCCGCGACGGTGGCCTTCCTTGCCAGTGCGCGTGCCGGCTACGTGACCGGTGTGTCGTTCCCCGTCGATGGGGGCCGCAGCAAGCACCTCCTGTGAGGCGCCGCGCGCTCCCCATCGATCGGGGAGAAAATAAAAAAGCCCCGGACCGCGGGGCGGGGAGGGGGAGGGCGCGGCCCGGGGCAAAAACCCTGGAGCGGGCGGCAGCCTGTGGCTGCTGCCCTGTCGTAATTCGCCCATTCATAAGCACACGCCGATTTTTTTGCTCCGCTAACTTTCGGTGAACCGGATCGATTCACCGAAATTTTCTGCCCCTCACGGAAGGGGACGGGTGCGCCTTCGTCCGGGTGTCTCAGTGGAGGTCGAGGAAGGCGTCCACGGCATCGAAAAAGGGCGCTGGGGCCTCCCAATGGGGGAGCAGGCCGCCAGGAAGGGCCTGGTGGGAAAGGTCGCGGGCGTTCTGGGAGAGGACCGCAGGGAGTCGCTCGAACGACTGCACAGTGGAACCGGGCGTGGTGGGGGTAAGGAAAAGGGTGGGGCGGTAGAGGCGAGCGTAGACGTCGTCTGAGACGTTTGGGACCGAGAGGGTGCCGTCCACGAACCGGAGCGGGGCCCGGTAGGCCCCACGGACCTGCGCAGTCTGTTCGGCGTAGTCGAGCAGCGCGTCGGGGATGGCGTCCGGGCTCAGGAAGATCTGCCGGGCGTAGTAGTCTCGGAGTGACGCGCGGCGGGTGAGGCGGTGGTAGAGCAGTTCGAACGTGCCGGTGTGGTCGGCCAGGGCGAGCCCCAGACGGCCGGGCGTGGACGGGCCCTGCGTGGGGGCGAGGCCGGTCGGGGACACGAGCACGAGTCGGCGCACGAGCGGGGCGGCTTGCAGGGCCCCCTGGGCCGCGTACTCGCCCCCCAACGACAACGCGATGACGTCGGCGGGGGCGCCAGGCACCTCGTCGAGGAAGTGGTAGAGCTGCCGTTCGTACAGCGCCGGGGCGTAGGCGCGGGGCCCCCGGTCCGACCGCCCGAAGCCGAGCCAGTCGAGCGCGTAGACGGGCCGGTCGGTGGTCGCTGTCAGATGCTCGGCGATGGGCTGCATCTCACGGCTCGAGGCCACGGCGTTGAAGCTGTGGAGCAGCACGACCGGCGGCCCGGTGCCGGGGCGGACGTAGCACTGGGCACGGCCGTCCGGCGTTTCGACCGGACGCGGTTCTAGGTCGAGCGCCGGGGGCAGAGACAGCGGCGACGGCAGCGTGCGTCGGTAGGCCCAGCGGGCGGCGGCAAGGCTGGCGTAGGTGCCGGCCAGGGCCGCCCCGGCGGTCAGCACGGCGCGCCCGAACGAGGAGGACGAAGACGAATCGGACATCGGAACGGAAGGGGGGCGGAAACAATAGGTCGGATCCTCGAACGCCGCTCCGGCACCGACGTTCAGCCTGGAACCCGTCCCGCTCCGTTCGCTACGCCTTCGCGGACGCGTCCGGGCGGCCGAGTATGCCCCTGTAGCTCAACTGGAGAGAGCGGTGGCCTCCTAAGCCGCAAGTCGCGGTTCGAGTCCGCGCAGGGGTACTGCGCATTTCAGTCAGCCATCAGTAGACGTATGAGCACCTGTGCGGCCACCAACAAGGACGGAACCCCGTGCAGCAACTCCACGGCGACGGGCAGTGCGTACTGTCACGTGCACCAAAACGCCGGTGCGGACACGGAGGCGGACGAGCACGGGTTCGGGGTGATGCTGGCCAGTGCCCTCGCCGTCATTCTCGTGACCCACGTCCTTCTGCAGTTCGTGTTGGGGGCGTAAGCAGTAACGGGGATCCAGGAGGTCCCCTTTGCACAGGGCCGGCAGAGGGTCACTCCAGGGCCTCGTCGATGTGGGGGCGGAGGTCGTCGATGGTTTCGTACATCCAGTCGAAGTAGCCGGGGTGGTCGCGCTGGATGTCGCGGAGGGTCTTCCCGTCGTGCTTGCCGAAGCACACCACCACCGCGTCGCCGTCCTGCTTGAGGCGGCGCTGGTCGTCGAGATAGTCGCCCCGAATCTGTTGGGCCAGGTCGGCCGGCGTGCCGTCGATGTCGTGGTCGGCCAGTTGGCGCTGCAGAACCCGCCCGGCCGCCTCCACGTCGCTGAGGGCGTCGTGGGCGTCGTCGAGCGCGTCGCCGGTGTACCGCTCGTAGAGGGCCGAGAGGGTGCGCGGACGCAGCACCTGTTCCAGGCGGTACGGGTCGAGGACGACGCGGTCGTCGGGGCCCGGAAGCGTCCGCCCGTGCCGTTCAAATTCGGCCTGGAGGAGGGGGATGTCGTACGCGAGGGCGTTGTAGCCGGCCAGGTCGGCGTCGGCGAGAAGGGGGGCGATGCGGTCGAGGTGGGCCTCCAGCGGGGGGGCCTGCCGGACCTCCTCGGGCGAGAGCCCCGTCAGGTCCGTGACGGCCGTCGGGATCTCTTCTTCCGGATCGACGAGCACATCGACGGTCTCGTCCAGTGCGGCCCCGTCCTCGCTCGGCACGAATCGCTGCATCCCGATCTGGATGACGCGGGCCGCTTGGGGGTCCGTGCCGGTGGCTTCAAGGTCGAAGAAGACGAGGGGGCGTTCGAGGTGGAGCACGAGCGGGGGCGACGATGGATTCGACAGGCAATCGACACGCCCCCATATGCGCGGCTCGTGCGAAAGATCGCGGTCGTCCAGATGGAGGAAGGGTTAGTGCTGCGGGAGCACCGAGTCGAGCCACTGCACGAGGGCGCTCTGGTCGCCTTCAGTGCGTAGCTCCAAGAGGGCCCGTTGGAGCGCAAACTCCAAAAGGAGGCTTCGTGACACGGTCGTGGCGTACCGGGAGCCGAGAACCGACACGGCGTTCTCCAGCTGGCGGGAGAGGTCCGCCCGCACAGACCCTACGGAGACCGGCTGGAGGGACGGGTCCGGTTCGGGAAGCTCTGACGGGGGCGCCATGGAAAGGGCCA
This window encodes:
- a CDS encoding S9 family peptidase yields the protein MGLLTGLLLPTTASAQVASDGERPVQARDLYRMREVTEVALSPRGRSVAYTVRRLSPGPAPAPRARLYVARTSGRDDPRLLFQDEHDIREPAWHPDGTHLAFVRPVDGTPQVFVIPLNGGVPYRLTDTPHGAQAPQWGPDGERLLFASRVPEPAVRRQTARRPPTERPGRTASDTIRTPPPDTLLVLRHDRTLRPVDTLTVDADGRPQTPPDTTDTLQVPQQSSLPDTLSAPPVRRLATLSSDSLRAVFDRFRLRPDTTTVAVQPDTAAAPDGTLAQVRRWMHQNRRSETALVSSRLELQGERQLRPTPAYRHHYVVDLPAGIRSGRPPRPTPRLLTGGYRSYGQADWLPGGEQVVVSGTPATTESPDRVRRRTLYVADLNTPRLRRLLRIENHALTSPSITTDGSTVAFRLESLAPSSDAPAEIGLFALDGRSQPRILTSALDRDVTSVTWAPDGWYLYTTAPSEGGRPLFRFTPFAQDTTEGAPQAPSPTLPTDRATSRNTFTLDSTLVRPAEAEQLTSAARAIHSFDVTDATAVYASTDPTTPSALYANTVSFNNERPLATPNAEWLSRRHVAPPDRMTVYHDSLAVTGWVTRPAAFADSLRHPLFVQARGGPPALSAPYTPEAWFERQYLAGRGLGLVEGFPRGSAGFGTAFRRANDKNWGPGPARDLLALADSAAALSWTDSTQVALGGTGYGGTLTAWILGRTNRFAAAVALNGVYDLPALLGGGRAWRLVPAEFGGYPWDGVPPRSLGDSVLSSRLPFPDSTAQTPWAALHRNSPLTYAHRIRTPLLLMQGGADRRMGPSQGERLYKRLKILDRPVEYVRYPGVGHDMSASASPRQRLDRLVRTYEFLARFLEPPAPPTASQSPPRP
- a CDS encoding acyloxyacyl hydrolase, whose protein sequence is MHARLIVVTVLVSLGVVVPCAGQPADSLAPSTNAVGVWAAGSFATGRLIGNIRRARVGLVGLRYHRLLAPASPSPSFDGPTLTYTADLLPVLFLSIPSGALPALPSDESSPARMSSSRPQDRTAVGVGVRPVGLRLTYRPHKRVQPFVAGSTGLAFFDRSVPNALGRSLNFMFDLGAGVRVVLTPTLTLTAGYRYHHLSNGFRGQINPGVDANLFRLGVTASP
- a CDS encoding alpha/beta fold hydrolase, with translation MELFHNQYGDSGPPFILLHGLLGAHGNWHTLSRTAFRDVARVHAVDQRNHGRSPHADAMDYPTLATDLRRFIDRHDLAPAAVLGHSMGGKTAMQAALSRPDRVDRLIVVDMAPKAYPPHHTKLLDALARINPTAYDGRDEIDDVLAEDVPSWPVRQFLLKNLDYDGETYTWRMNLDAIRAHYDDITAALPRTPTYEGPALFVRGGASDYVADADREGIRARFPNAELVTIDGAGHWVHADAPDALAEVVTDFLTEAAP
- a CDS encoding SDR family oxidoreductase, whose amino-acid sequence is MDLGLSNRTAFVAGASKGLGRATAHELAREGCSVALCSRDGDRIRAAAEAVRDDTGAEVLPLVCDVTDAEQVESAIAQTANTFGGLHVLVTNAGGPPSGAATELDPSDYRDAVELNLMSTISLCDAALPHLRTAAAEDDHARVIMVTSVSSKQPIPTLALSNTARAGVQGYAKSLADDLGPTGITVNTVLPGYTRTQRLEDLADEIQERTGQSRTEVEAGWADDNALPRIGEPDEFAATVAFLASARAGYVTGVSFPVDGGRSKHLL
- a CDS encoding alpha/beta fold hydrolase, which translates into the protein MSDSSSSSSFGRAVLTAGAALAGTYASLAAARWAYRRTLPSPLSLPPALDLEPRPVETPDGRAQCYVRPGTGPPVVLLHSFNAVASSREMQPIAEHLTATTDRPVYALDWLGFGRSDRGPRAYAPALYERQLYHFLDEVPGAPADVIALSLGGEYAAQGALQAAPLVRRLVLVSPTGLAPTQGPSTPGRLGLALADHTGTFELLYHRLTRRASLRDYYARQIFLSPDAIPDALLDYAEQTAQVRGAYRAPLRFVDGTLSVPNVSDDVYARLYRPTLFLTPTTPGSTVQSFERLPAVLSQNARDLSHQALPGGLLPHWEAPAPFFDAVDAFLDLH
- a CDS encoding 3'-5' exonuclease; the protein is MLHLERPLVFFDLEATGTDPQAARVIQIGMQRFVPSEDGAALDETVDVLVDPEEEIPTAVTDLTGLSPEEVRQAPPLEAHLDRIAPLLADADLAGYNALAYDIPLLQAEFERHGRTLPGPDDRVVLDPYRLEQVLRPRTLSALYERYTGDALDDAHDALSDVEAAGRVLQRQLADHDIDGTPADLAQQIRGDYLDDQRRLKQDGDAVVVCFGKHDGKTLRDIQRDHPGYFDWMYETIDDLRPHIDEALE